CTCCACTAGTGTAGCTGCTGCTCGACTCTGACGCGACGCCAGCCGCTTTCTCCCCACTCCCCCCCATCCGTCGTTTCTTGTGACTTGTACAAGAGAACCTGCGAACCCTCCGTCCAAAAAGTTCCAACCCTTGACTAAAAAATATCTTTTTTTGCTGTTGCCCGCCCAACcagccagcccagcccagccacaTCCAATCAGATCAGCGGTCTGCACCACCCGACTGCACCACTCcagcctcctcccccccgaCTGTTCTGATTTTACGACGTTTTTCCACCCCCGACATCGTATCGCCCACACATCCATTGCATTGCAACGCAAGGCTGAAGGCCCACAACCGAACTTGAACTGTTCAGCCTCGACACCCCCCCTTGGCCCGCGCAACTTCGCAAACTTGTGAGTGGTGGCAacgtttttttattttttttattttcttcccccccttcttttccgattttcttttcccctcaTCCCCCGACCTGATCCGACCCGACCGACGCGTGTGCACGTACCACCACTCGCGCCTCTCGCAACCCCAACCCTCGCGCAATTGCCGACTTTCGAGTACTCCCACTCCACCTcaatcgtcgtcgtcgcgcGCGCGCATCGCATCCGTCGCATCGCAAACGCCACTATTCGCAGTCGCTTCCAGGTCGCAATTGCCTGCACTTGCGGCGGTTTAACCAGCCACTACTAgctgttgtcgtcgtcgtcgcacacaacacaacacaacacaacactgcacccacacacatacacacttGGCACTCGTGCGATAGCACATACACCACAACATCATCCATTTGATTAAACTTATATAACCAACTCAGGCTATCATCGAATCAACTACTTTTGCATCGTGTGCACGTCGTTTCGCTGACACGGTTTCTTCAGTTGTTTTGATGCCCCAAATCATTGCTTAGATACCCATCCCCCCCATTCAGTtgcgcacacacacacagactCAGAGAGTATCCACGTGGATAGCCTTTCATCTCGTCTTCTAGCTTTTTCCTCATCTTACTGTATGGCAGTTATGACAAGTCAACAAGCTGACGGCGGCGCGGCTCTGCCCGAGAAGCCCGTCACCATGGCTACTGAGGCGCCTACCGCCGCTCCAGATGCGCCAGTCGCAGATGCACCCAAGAGTgatgctcctgctgctgatgctgctactgctgatGCTACTGGTGATGCGGCACCAACCCCTGATGCGCCAGTGAAGGATGTTGCAGATGGTGATCACCAAAAAGAAACAGAAGTGAATGGGTGAGTTACCTTACCAGTTACCTTACCAATCTTGTCCCTCAGCCTTCTTTCACCTGATGATGACGCATTCACTTGCGCTGCCTCGCCATCCAGACCTTTTGCTCACCAACCCCTCCAATATCTGAACCTCTGAACGCTAATATCTCCCCATAGCCACGACGACGCCGTCTCCCCTAAAACTCTTGTGCCAGAAACCAAAACCGATAGTCTTCCTACTCCTAAAGACGAACCTTCGTTGGAAGAAGCACAGACCACACCagccaagaaggaagaagacgccCCCAAAGCGGAAGAGTCGAAGGAAGGTGAGCGGAAGAGTGACGAGCAGGCCCAAAAAGAGGACGCAAAGCCCGCTCCagtagaggaagaaaagaaggccgaggaaccagcaaaggaggaggaggggccaAAGGACGAGGGCGACAAGATGGAGATCGATGCGCCAGAGGTACCGGCGGGCGATGCGCAAAAGGAGCCCGTCGCATCGCCTGGGGAGGACAAGGTTCCTGAACCGGCCGCCGAAGAAAAGcccaaggaagaagagaagcctgccgctgccgaggaggccaaggaggacaAGCCGGCCGAACCAAAAGCTGACGTAGCCACGGAAGCGAAATCTGAAGCGAAATCGGATGACGGACCCGCagcaaaggaaaaggaagaggctgctgctcctgccgcAACTGAGACCCCCGCCACTGAGCCCGCGTCAAAACCTCCCGCGTCTCCCGCgaaacaacaagaagacgtGGAAATGGCTGATGCACCCGCCACCGTAGAGGAGCCCGCCAAATCAGAACAGGCAAAGCCCGCCGAGGCGACGCCCACAGCAACCCAACAGGAGACACAAGACACTGCTGTCAGTGACGTACCGCCCCCCACGCCCGCTGAAGACGAGAAAAAGGACAAAGAGTCGCCTCAACCATCCCCAGCCGCCCCAGTCGCCCCGGTCACCGCAGACACCAGCATGTCGGATGCGCCCCCGCCGTCGTCCAAGCCCTATAGAGAACGCGAGGAAGACAGCGAAGATGAGCCTGTCGCCAAACGCGCAAAGGTGTCCCCTGTCGCAGATCAGGCCAGCGCCAAGAACGAGGCCAAGAGGGAGGACAAGATGGACGTTGACAGTAAGCCTGCCGCGTCATCTGCATCTACCTCGGTCCACGACAGGAGCGAACCCAAGTCGCTTGCGGATGACTCGATTAACCACTTGCCCATCTCGGACTACATGAATCGCCAGATCCGTCAGGTGCTGGCTGGCGTCAAGAAGACCAAAGCGGGTTATCACTTCCGTCTCCCCGTGTCGGAGCTCTGGCCGGGCCTGTGGAATGAATACTCGGCCAAGGTTAAGGACCCTACCGACATTCAGACCATGGAGAAGCGGCTCCGCGGGAACTTGGCTAAGTACCACACCCTAGGAGACTTCAAGCGCGACTTGGAGAAGCTGGTGCAAAACTCCATCGCCTTTAACGGTGAGTACCACGACGTCACTGCCGCGGCTCGGTCGTGTCGAGATACTATCTTGGCTCGACTTGGTGGCTGCCCAGCATTTGAGCCGTCGAGGCCGGAGAAAAAGGACTTTGCGAAGCAGCACCCGACCCGTCATGCGGAACCGAGAGCCGCTTCCCACCTCTCTTCTCCGTCGGCGCCTCTCCCCCAGCGCCCCCAACAGCCCCGCGTTAACACCGCTGCTGTGCCCGctccctcctcatcaaaGTCCATCGAGTCTCCTGCCTTTGCCATCCCTGCCAACAACAATGGCATGCCCCTCATTCGCCGCGACTCGACCAAGCCCGATAGCCGGGCCAAGCGCCCCGTCAAGCCGACCCATTCCAAGGACCTCGTCTATGACACAAAgcgcaagaagaagctcaTCCCCGAACTCCGTTTCTGCGAAGAGGTGCTCACTGAACTCCGCAAGCAGAGATACTATGAGTTCAACGAGGCCTTCCAGAAGCCGGTTGACCCTGTTGCCCTTAACATCCCGACTTACCACAAGATCATCAAGAAGCCGATGGACTTGTCGACGATGCAGAGCAAGCTTAACGCGGGCGACTACGCCAGCGCCAAGGAGTTTGAGCGGGACTTTGACCTGATCATCAAGAACTGCAGGCTGTTTAACGGCGAGCAGCACATCGTATATGAGCAGGCTCTGCGACTGCAAAGCCTTTACCGCCGTGAAATGTCTAAGAAAGATGAGTGGCTGGCTAAGCATGCGCCTGCTCCTGCGCCCCATCTTTCCTCGAACACTAGTCCTAGATTGAAGGATGAGTCGGACTGGGAGGAGCCTGAATCGGAGGGCGAGCCGGAGGTGGATGAGGAACTTAAGGGGGCCCAGCAGCGATTGGCAAGCTACATGAAGCGGTTGGAGGAAGAACAGAAGAAGATCAACGACATCATGCTCGAGATGAATCCGAATATGGCGGACGTCGAGATTGCACAGTCTGTCGTGGCCATGCTGCAAAAGCAGATCATCACTGAGAGGTCCAAGATTGCTTCCATGCAGCCGACCAAGAAGGCCGCGCCTGCAAAGTCGCATCATGCTAACAAGCCTTCGGTTAGCAAGCCTAAGAAGGCCATGCCGGCCGGCGGCAGCTCTCACCACGCTGGTGGCCATGTTGCTAAGAAGGCTAGCGTGAGCCATTCGAGCATGGGCGGTCACGGAGGTGGTATGGGAGGTATGCCTAAGAAAGCGGCCGCTAGGAAGCCCGCACCGAAGCGCAAGATGGGCACGGTCGAGAAGGAAGTTATTGCAGCCGGTATTGCCGAGCTGGAAGGCGCACAACTTGAGCGGGCTATTGAGATTATCAAGAGCGACACGGGCACGGGTGAAAACGACTCGGGTGAACTGGAGCTGGACATTGATCAACTCTCCCAAGAGGCCCTCACTCAGCTGTACGACCTCGCCATCAAGGCGTTCCCCCACCTgcaaagggaaaaggaacgTACCATGGCCGCTCAGGCGCCTGCTCCGCCACCTGCTGCACAACGGTCCAAACCCGTGCAGAAGACTAAGAAGAATAAGCCCATGAGCAAGATGGAGCAGGAGCGTAGACTGCAGCAGTTGAACGAGCTGCGCGCCCAGGCCGGCCGCCAAGGCTCCGGTAGTCAAGAGCCTCTGGAGTCGATCGAGGGTACGGGAAGGACTTCTGCTGAACCTGCTCCGCAGCACCATCGCGAGGAGGAcagcgaggatgaggagagcTCCGAGGAGGAGTAAACAGTTCCCGGCCACTTGGTCTGCTCGCTCTCCAGCCCAATCTTGGCCCACTTTGCCTAGAAGGtggtctctctctctctctcacgtTACCAGGGCTCCAGAGGGGTCCGTCCGATGTGCTACCTTCTTGCTCCAAATCCATCATGGATAATCTGTGTATGTCATGCCATGCTCTCGCCTGTTCTCTCTTCAGCTTGCCCTGGCATACCTTTTGTGGCGGGAGCACTTACCTGAGGGCTTCTTGACTTGCTACTATCGCCATCCTACGCCCAGAAAGCCCTGAGACTTTACCTCAGAAAGACCTTTTGATCATTCGGGTTTGGCATCCCCGTATGAGTCATTTTTTCCCGTCTCTATCCATCTCCCTTTTCCGTAGCAAGATCAATTAGCAGCATCGTATCTTAGCAGCGGCGCGCGTTACTCTGTGTCCGCTTGGACCTTAGCACAGAAAGAAGAACAGTGGCTTCAGTTTTTATCGTTCATCTCTCCGGGGGGCAAGGGGTGGTGGCAAAGAGAGTGTGAAGTTGATAGAACGCTTGAGTCCATCCATCGTTCTTTTAAGTTGCTTCGTTGAATTTCCACAACCAAACTCTCATAACAACATGAGGTTAAGCGGAGGATCATGATgactttggaggaggaggaggaggtggtggtggacaaaGTTGACGGGGTGAAAGAAGGAAcataaataaaagaaaagaagaggaagaaacaATGAGCagagaagaataaaaataataggaggATATCGATTGCTTgcaaggaaaaagaaaaacggGAGTCTTATGCtgcgtgatgatgatggaaatgATTCGTGATGAAGttgcttttttcttcttctttttttcttctctatgACAGTTTTCGTTTTGTTCTGCGCCTTGCGCTTTTGAAGAGCAAGATCAGATCAGattaggaaggaaggaaggaaggagaatgcatgatgggatggatggatggatggggtgtTAGTAGGTAGACAATGATGATGCTTTTTTTACTTACGTCGAGTCTGTCTTGTATCGTTTATTGGTGGTCGTTCGTGACTCAtgtcatggtggtggtgttgttgttggctatCGTGGAGATTAATGTGACATGACATGGGCGATACTGTTGACGTTGATTTTCGATGGATGTCGATAGGCAACACACGATGTGTGTGTTGTCGCTGAAGAGTTGTCCACGTCGTCCTTGTATCTGTTGTCCTCCTGGGTAATCTCAATGCTTCGGAGATGATTGCCATCGCTAGCCGTAGACGATCACGAATGAAAGCTGTTCACGGCCTTCAGACCTTTTTGCGCCCCCAAGGTCCCAACCAGCCAAGTCAAGCCACTCAGTGGATCGAATCGAATCGATCAGATGAGGGTGaagaagtagaggtaggtgagcCACGACTTGGAGGAAGCCATGTATGGGCGCTTGTGAGTCAGTCGGCCTGATTAAGGATGTTTGATACTTATTCGCGACGGTGAGGTACTGTGCGAACAAGAACCGTGGCCGGCCGTGTGACGAGTTGGTTGTCTCGTCTTTGGTTATAGTATTGGGTCGTGAAAGGTTTGAACGACTGGTCTTGGGAGGCTTCTTAACTGCTTCGGTCTCCGGAAAACGTACGTTCGGGCGAGAAGCAATTGTGGAGAGGACGAATTCGAGTTAGAATTGAGCAAAGTCGGTTGGTGTATCCCGAATTGTCGACGGGAATAATGTCATGATGTTGTTAGGATGAAGTGTGAGAACGGTTGTCTGTCACTGGGGGAGCGAACATTTCTCGGGCGGGTTTGTAGCAGTGTGACGGTGCCCATGGGGGTGTCACACCCGTGGCCCGGGGGGACTCGTGGAGGACTCGTGGACCACACGCCCTGGGCCTGGGTTAATGAGTGTAGTGGGTTGGTTGCAGGAACCCCGCTGCACTAACAGCGGCTCGTGACACTGACGTCCGGATGGAATACATGCCAGCCAGGCCTTGTAACGAGCGCCTTTTGCGCCGACGAGGATTCTGGCATGTCGGATCACTGGTTGTAAATTCGGCCTCGTACTTTTTGCCGGCCTTGTTTTGTGGTGAAATCATGTTTTTTTGTGTTTCGATAGACATCCTGTCGTCGAGGGACAGCGACTCCGAAGCGCCTGTAGGACTTCGGAAATGAGATCGGAGACAGGGCCGTCAGTGAGGATATCCCTCCGCAGGGCAATCGCTGGCTCAACTAGATTTGTAGGAGACAATTAACCGTCAATCCTATCAAGAGAGAGATTTGGAATCAGTTTTACTGCCTATCGCAAAGCATGATGAACGAGGTGTCGTTGGGTTACTCACCGTCGCTCTTTCTCCGGACAATTACCTGGATTCAGCGCAGCCATCGAGGTTCTTGCGCAGGGAGCAGGGAGAGGTTggggaagaagcagcagaaggCAATGCCAGTAATTGAGAGCATGAAGTAACATATGAAGACCGATGGATCAATTCCTGACTAGTTGAGGCTACGGTTTTCAATTTGCGAAAGAGAattggagggaggaggaggatgggttAGTTGTTGGTTGTTTGGTGCTTcgttgttggttggttggcggCGAGTTCAGTGTCATGTTTGGGGGCGGTTTGAGAGTTTTTTGCGGGGGGCCGGCGGCGggaggatggaaggaaggcggCACCGCTGACCTTCCATTCAGCCTCCAGGGCAGCGGAGGGATTGCTCGCCCACAACGCCATCGGCCCAGGGCACCTATTTTGTGGCAGGCTTTAGGGCTTCACCCACCAGGGGCATCTCCCGCTCAACACAACTAACAAACATGTATGCCCTGGGACGAGGTCTTCTTGTCCCACGATGGTCACAAAaccttgcttgcttgatAGCTGACCGTGAATTAGAAAACCAAGAGGAAGCCATTCACTCCTTCTCGCGCAGTTCAGATGGATAACCTTGCAGACAAGCTTTTGTTGTGTTCATTAACACCACCGACGTCGAATGCCTTCACTGTGAACGTGCCCAACACctatacttagtatatatGTTGTGCCACACTTCCGATGGGAATTAGCATGATAGGTAATTGTTAGTACCATGACGGCATGAATCCACTGTCAGTGTCCTGTTCGTGACATAATATTGTACTCGACTTCTCATCTTCTATTGAACAGCCAACTATCTATCCATATCCGAACACCTAGGTCACCTACAAGCAAACGAATCACCATGCTCGGCAAGATTCTCCTTACCATCGACGCCCTCATTCTCCTCATCGGTGCCCCGGTGGCCGACTACAATGAAACCCACATCTTTAATCCGGCCTGGAAGCCACATGCAAAGTATGCCCGTCTTGTCACCACATACTTTTAGAGGAAAACACATAACGAACCAGCCTTGACAGGTTCCATTGCGGCCAAACCATTACCCTATCCGTGGTCCTGGGTCTCGCAACCCTCTTCTACACCTGGCTGCCATGCGGCCCAGCCAAAGCAGGCCCAGTCCCCACACCGGCCGTACAGGTTGAGAGACGTGAGCGGATCAAGGATTCTCTGCGCACGGCGGGCTTCCTCGGAAGTGTCTACTGGCTGGCAGGTCTGGCAGCCATCTTGTATCCCAACACTGCAGGAACCGATCCCGAGTTCGGCGACATCACCGACTTCCCTCAAGGCAAGATGTTCCCGGTATTTGCTGGCTTGGCCATCTTGGGGGCATGGCTCGAGACGAGGCGccttggatgatgatgagaaacCGAGGACGCCGGCGGGTGACGAAGCGCGTGTTTCATGTTTCCCTGATGGGAAAACGGAATCGGTATCGGTATAGCATTACgtctcgccctcctccgcaGTGCATACATAGAGGTACGAGGTACGTAGTGCTCTCGCCCTGCGGAGACCACTTACGCGGCCCTCACCCTGGCTATCAATACATGACGCGTCCGGGCGCCGCCGGTGTGGCTTCGAGGGGGGTCCGGGAATAGGGAAGCCATGGGGGTATGGATCCGCTCTGGGAATCGTTCATTTACAAAGTTTGACTTGCGCTTGGACGGCGCattgtatgttttttttcctacttTTACTCGGCTTCTCGCCGATGAGTAGCATTTCACTTGTCCTGAATGTGtatctcttttctttgtctCAGCTCTACCTACTACCGAATCACTAATCCACAGCGGAGTTCCCTCACACTTCCATAGGCCCCGGATCTTCGCCGATTCCCAGGACTTGGCGACCGTGGAAACCCCGTTGTTGATTGCCCCTGAAGTCCCGTCTTGGCAGGGACTTGGCACGGGCCGTCCACCGGAGCGCTGATCCAGACCCGGGCCATTGCAACACAGACACTCGTATCTCGCCGTCGTTCCAACCCCAACCTTCAGGTCAGCTACAGGTACCAGGTGAATCGTCCCGTTCGACAGGGCGCTGTGCACGGGACATCCATCCCAACACCCCTTCAGCCGAAATCCAATCTCGTTCCTTACTACTTCCGCCCCTCCGGTGCCTCTCGTTCAAGACCGAACCTTGACGCCATCTTCCTTGATGCGCCTTACCCGGACGGTGATCTCTCGCATTGACACCGCGTTTGTTACTACATCCCAAATACAGTATTGCCACTCGAAACTCATCAACTACTCCCGCTTGTCAAGTCATCTATCCCCAGCAGCGCATCACGACTACAAATTCTCGGAGGACACTCTGCCACCACTCCGCCGTCAATCCAACTTGCCCACAGCGGCATGGTCTTTCATGGCCAGCCCTCCGGCACGATGAAGCCATGTGACTTTCAGGCGctcctctctttcttctcagCGCGAGTACTACACAAAGGACCGAGACTTTTACTGCAACTTATCGTCGGGTCAACTCTCATCCTCGCCACTCTACTCGTCATCAGCAGGGGCTTTGGCGAGGAACTATCCTCAAACGATCTCTTTCGTTGGTCTGAAAACCAAAGTGACGACATCAAGGACGAAAAGGCACACTACGAGTTTCAgtcgcaacaacaacctggCGGACTCCGCGTCGTTGTCTTTGGAGAGGATGATGTAGCGACTCCTGCTTGGACGcggggagagaaggagatgcGGTCTCCTGGCTGGACCGAGCTTATGTGCCGCGAGGTTAGTCTGTTCACATTACCCGCTTTTCCTCTTGGTCGTTGCTAACGGGTATTTTGCCAGTTGAACTGCTCCCACTACCTCTCCTTCATACCACCCAACCTTCACCCGCCGGCACACCCCCTCATCTCGAACGATATCTACGTCGAAGCCGTTAGGCAGACGATCAAGAACACGACGAAGCTGAAAAAGTCCCAAGGTCCAGGCTACGACTACACCTTTCAGCCCCGACTGTTCCCCGTGTCTAAAGCGTTACCAGACCTGAGTGCCCAAGTGACGGCCTTCCTAGAATTGCAAAATACAACCACCCTCCCCAAAGCGAATGAGACCCTCTGGGTCTTTAACTTGGGACAATGGGACGTCTGGTCACTAGCCACGCTCCCCATTGCCACAGGCAAGGCGGTCATTGATCAGCTAACCGACCATGTGATTGAGCAAATGGAGCGTCTCTATGAGAGCACCGTAACGAATGATGCCACCGCGGTGTCGGCCAACTCTAACCATCTCTCACGCAAGACCAATGCTGATCCGATCAAGATCATAGACCCAGAAGTCTACAAAACTAACTCCGGCGTGGCCACCGATCCCACCTCTGGCTCTGCACAAAAGGCCAAGACACAAAACTCGTCGTCGAAACCCGAGACCTTCCGCGTCTTTTTTCCCAGCCTATTTGACATCTCCATGGCTCCCGGGTGGAACTCCAACCGCCCGGAAACACCGCATCCGCATTCGAAAGCCGAGCAGATGCGCAACGCGGCCAAGTTGGCGGACACCTGGAACCAAGTCATGGGGGATAAGCTGTACGCGTGGGTGGATAGATCGGATGTCATTGCGCCGGATGAGTTTTATCTGGATGCAGATAAAGCAGCAGATACGTCACTTGATGGTCAGAacagcgaagaagaagaagaagaagaagaagaagacgggaaCGGGACAAAACGTAGCCCTACCagcggcaagaagaagacaacaacaagatcTGCCGAAAACGACGTCGTTAACCCCAACACGATCACGAACACGAACATGAACCCGAAGCCCAAAAAGCAGCCGCCGCCAGTGCGCGACTTCATCACCTACGACATGGTCGACTACATTACTTCCGCCCTGATAGAAGGCCAACTGCGCAGCTCTGGCCTCAGCGACGGGAACGGCCTGGGCCAAAAGCCGATGAACAATTGGTACAAGGAAGTATGGGAGCCTTGTGTGAAGCCGGTCAAGTCGGAGACGGAGCTGGTGGTGGACTTGGAGGACGAGGGGTTGGTTATGCAGCAGTCAACTACAAATTCTACTACAAACTCGACAGATTCTCAGACGGAAACGGAAACTGCCACGGAGTTGATGAAGGCTTTTGctgaagctgctgctgctgctgctgctgctgaagctGCTTCTGATCAAGCCAAAGAAGCAGGGGTAGAGtcaaagaggaggacgacgaggaggacgacgaggaggaggacgcaAGAAGTAACCACCACaccggaagtggaagcggaaggggcagcagcagcagaagaagtaagagaagaagcaggagaAGAGAGGACAGAGACGGTCTGTAACGTCCCGGATGattacctcttttataccccGTTTACACTGGGGTCGAGAGCCATCAGGGAGATTGCGAGAGAGGCGGCGGAGAAAGTAAAGAGGGGGGAATCGTACAGGACAGAGGAGGACGGGAAAGATGATGAGGGGCTTTGGGCGAGTGTTCAGGGACATCAGACATAGGTCATTGAGTTAAGCGAGGGTTGTACTATAGTTGAGtatggttggtggtgggatgCTTTGTTAGGGGTTTTTTGTAGTATAATGCGTGATTTGTCTATTTGTGTTTTGTTGTTTATGTGGTTTCGAAACTTTCTCATTGCTGTTAGTGTcattgttgttattgttgttgtgagTCGTGTTAATGTGACtcgtggtgatgttgatgttgatgttgatgttgctgttgatgttgatgtcacGGTTAACTGTATGGTGTCGTTAAATCCGGACAATCACCGAGCGAGTGACCGATGctgacgccgccgccgccgccgaccaaccaaccaaccagccGATTCGACTAAATTTTCGGGAGAAGGGCTCATTTAGGGTTCTATAGAAGGGACGCGTCATACGAAGAATGATGGCGACAGGGTTAGCGGTGACAAGATACATATGACTGAAAAGTGAAAATTGATCATCGCCGGTTCGGCTCCGAGCGGAGAAGGATTCAAAGTTTTGAGTCAACGTCGGAGTCAACATCGTCGTCAGTTTCTTGTATACCTTCTTTGTCACGAGATATTTGAaaagtatttttttttttttgactcTTGGTTTTTATATATTCGGCATTGATTTGTCGACTTTCACAATCGTTTGCCATTCTCCGGTCATTCATCCCTCTCTTtttcatacctacctacctacctatattagtcaactacctacctgggTCACACCCGGGTACGACACCCTCACACATTACCACCACGGCAccacggcaccaccaccaccaccatctcaaCCCACCAAACCTTTTACAggatcaacaaccacaacgacGAACCAACccttccaaaaaaaaaaatgcctCCAGAACAGCCCACCACCCCAACAATGACCACccgcctcctctccctcaccggcctcccctccctcctctccacccCCCACGACGCCTTCCTCATAATCCTCAACCGCACCACCCGCATGCTCTCCTACGGCGCCTCCTCCCTCATCctcgccctcttcttctcctctctgTCCTTCACCGACACCCAAATCGGCCTCTTCATGACCCTCACTCTGGTCGGGGacgtcctcctctccctcctcctcacgcTCATCGCCGACCGTCTCGGTAGACGCCGCACCCTCCTCATCGGCGCAACCATGATGATTTGCTCCGGCGTTGTGTTCGCCACTTGCGAGAACTATTTCGTgttgctggcggcggcggtagtagGGGTGATTAGTGCGACGG
The Neurospora crassa OR74A linkage group II, whole genome shotgun sequence DNA segment above includes these coding regions:
- the bdp-3 gene encoding bromodomain protein-3, variant gives rise to the protein MAVMTSQQADGGAALPEKPVTMATEAPTAAPDAPVADAPKSDAPAADAATADATGDAAPTPDAPVKDVADGDHQKETEVNGHDDAVSPKTLVPETKTDSLPTPKDEPSLEEAQTTPAKKEEDAPKAEESKEGERKSDEQAQKEDAKPAPVEEEKKAEEPAKEEEGPKDEGDKMEIDAPEVPAGDAQKEPVASPGEDKVPEPAAEEKPKEEEKPAAAEEAKEDKPAEPKADVATEAKSEAKSDDGPAAKEKEEAAAPAATETPATEPASKPPASPAKQQEDVEMADAPATVEEPAKSEQAKPAEATPTATQQETQDTAVSDVPPPTPAEDEKKDKESPQPSPAAPVAPVTADTSMSDAPPPSSKPYREREEDSEDEPVAKRAKVSPVADQASAKNEAKREDKMDVDSKPAASSASTSVHDRSEPKSLADDSINHLPISDYMNRQIRQVLAGVKKTKAGYHFRLPVSELWPGLWNEYSAKVKDPTDIQTMEKRLRGNLAKYHTLGDFKRDLEKLVQNSIAFNGEYHDVTAAARSCRDTILARLGGCPAFEPSRPEKKDFAKQHPTRHAEPRAASHLSSPSAPLPQRPQQPRVNTAAVPAPSSSKSIESPAFAIPANNNGMPLIRRDSTKPDSRAKRPVKPTHSKDLVYDTKRKKKLIPELRFCEEVLTELRKQRYYEFNEAFQKPVDPVALNIPTYHKIIKKPMDLSTMQSKLNAGDYASAKEFERDFDLIIKNCRLFNGEQHIVYEQALRLQSLYRREMSKKDEWLAKHAPAPAPHLSSNTSPRLKDESDWEEPESEGEPEVDEELKGAQQRLASYMKRLEEEQKKINDIMLEMNPNMADVEIAQSVVAMLQKQIITERSKIASMQPTKKAAPAKSHHANKPSVSKPKKAMPAGGSSHHAGGHVAKKASVSHSSMGGHGGGMGGMPKKAAARKPAPKRKMGTVEKEVIAAGIAELEGAQLERAIEIIKSDTGTGENDSGELELDIDQLSQEALTQLYDLAIKAFPHLQREKERTMAAQAPAPPPAAQRSKPVQKTKKNKPMSKMEQERRLQQLNELRAQAGRQGSGSQEPLESIEGTGRTSAEPAPQHHREEDSEDEESSEEE